A genomic window from Nicotiana sylvestris chromosome 11, ASM39365v2, whole genome shotgun sequence includes:
- the LOC138881301 gene encoding uncharacterized protein, producing METLEESKSTLEQQVRALTSELAVEKTSSNQESKEKACLETFFSEQLSKASKEIRELRALLSEKEAYAGELVQNLTQTQNQEDLRVSSDKVCSLKSSHASLQSSYESALAENEELRNEIADWERDYEILEDKTVTEESELAKIKETIEKTQQNQDFSSPVAEVSENVEDNTSIPTPSSQVEPDAADDPTSVPSFSQ from the exons ATGGAAACTTTAGAAGAAAGTAAaagtaccttagagcagcaggtaCGGGCTTTGACTTCAGAGTTGGCAGTTGAAAAAACTTCTTCAAATCAAGAAAGTAAGGAAAAGGCTTGTCTGGAAACCTTTTTTTCTGAGCAATTGTCTAAGGCAAGTAAAGAAATTAGAGAGTTGAGAGCTCTCTTGAGTGAAAAAGAAGCATATGCTGGTGAACTCGTGCAGAATTTGACTCAAACTCAAAATCAAGAAGACCTCCGGGTATCTTCTGATAAGGTTTGCTCTTTAAAGAGTTCCCACGCTTCTCTTCAAAGTTCTTATGaatctgccttggctgaaaatgaagagttAAGAAATGAAATTGCTGACTGGGAAAGAGATTACGAGATCCTTGAAGATAAAACTGTCACTGAA GAATCTGAGTTAGCCAAGATCAAAGAGACTATTGAGAAGACTCAGCAGAACCAAGATTTTTCTTCTCCCGTGGCTGaagtttctgaaaatgttgaagaTAATACGAGTATCCCCACTCCTTCAAGTCAAGTTGAGCCCGATGCTGCTGATGACCCTACTTCAGTCCCTTCATTTTCTCAATGA